Genomic window (Candidatus Hydrogenedentota bacterium):
TCATACTCGGTTCCCTCACTTTCCTTTTTCGTGAACGCCCGCCAGAGCGCGATGTTTGCGTGGCGCCATGCACTCAGGTTGCTCACACTCTTGGCCGTCGTCCCGTCATCATCCTTCGCATCGTGCGCCGTGGGCTGCGAATCACCTTGTTGATGTATATCGTCCGTTTGCTGTGTCACGGGGGCCCGTTCCCCGTGGCACCGAATCGTCGACATGTCTGGACCAACCTTCACACTTGGGAAGAGCACATACTGTGCCAAGCCGCGGAGGGTTTGGTTAACTTCTTTGCACAGTGCGGCTTGAAGGACCCCGCTGGGACTACAGAAGACCGTGAAAACTCGCGATTCGCGAAATCTCGCGAGTACCTCGTGGAAATCTCACGAGTCGCGAATCAGCGCTGCCGCACAATTCCCAACGCCTTAATTCGCGAGGACAGCGTGCTTGCGTTCATACCGAGCGCCCGCGCCGCCCCGTCATCACCCGCGATCTTCCAGTTTGTCCCGTTGAGCGCGCGGAGAATGTTGGCGCGCTCCAGGTTGCGGAGATCGTTGACTGTGAGAATTCGCGCGCCCGCGTCGTTCACCGCGTCAATGGTGTGCGTGTCGGTAATATCGGGCAGGCAGCGGTCAAGATTGAGGTGGCCGTCGCGCGCGGTGATGACGGCGCGTTCCATGATGTTTTGAAGCTCGCGCACATTGCCCGGCCATGTGTACGCCTTCAACCGATCGCAGCACCGCGGGGTCAACGGTGCAAGACGCTTTCCCATGCGCCGTGCGAACCGGTTCGCGAATTCCTGCGCCAACAGTGGAATATCGTTGCCGCGCTCGCGCAACGGCGGCACGCGGATCGGAAACACATTGAGCCGGTAATACAGGTCCTCACGAAACGTGCCGCCGCGTATTTCCTCTTCGAGATCGCGATTCGACGCCGCGACGACCCGCACGTCCACCGTTCGCGTCCTGGAGCTGCCGACCGGTTCAAACTCGCCATCCTGCAATACACGCAGCAATTTCGCCTGGAGGTCAAGAGGCAACTCACCGATTTCATCGAGAAAGATCGTGCCCTCGTGGGCGAGCGCGAAACGTCCCTCGCGCTTTGCCGTCGCGCCGGTGAAAGCGCCCCTCTCATGGCCGAAGAATTCGCTTTCCATCAGCATGGCCGGAATTGCCGCGCAGTTTACGCGGACGAGTGGACCATTCTTGCGCGCGCTTTCACTGTGAATTGCACGGGCAATGAGCTCCTTCCCGGTGCCGGTCTCGCCGAGCACGAGCACGGTGGCGTCTGTCGCCGCGACCTGCGCGATGTCTTCCATCAATTGCTTCATCGGCGTGCTGGCGCCGAGGATCGAGCCGTGATTCTGCAATTCCTGCACTTCCCGGCGCAGGTACTCCGTCTGAACCATTAATGTTTCGATCTTGCGTTCCGCTTCGATGCGATCGTTAACGTTGCGCAACACGAGTGTATAGAAAGCCTTTCCATTCGATTCGGTCCGCGACATCGTCGCCTCCGCCATAAACGTCTGGCCCACGGCAGTCTTTGCGCGCAGGCCGCCCTTGATCCAGACGTGTTGCTTCCCGGCCGGTTGCGACTTTAGGTCCTCCGTCATCGACGCGAGCCGCGCGGCATCAGCTTTCTCGAAGAACTTTTCAAACGAACCACACGAAATGTCCGCCGCGCGCACGCCGAACGCTCGTTCTCCAGCAGGGTTAATGAGCGTGACGCGCAGCGCGTCGTCCAATTCAATGATTGCATCCATCGCGCCGGTCAAGGTGCGATTCAATTTCGCTTCCCGCTCGCGCAACGCATCTTCCGCGCGAATGCGTTGCAGTTCGGCCGCCGCCCTCGCGGCGAAAATACGAAATACCGCAAACAAGTCCGGGGCTTCCGGCATCGGCTTCGTATCCAACACGGCGAGATGTCCCATTACATTCCGATTGGCGTCCAAGAGCGGCGCCCCCATGTAACTTTCGAAGCCGAATACTTTGAGATGCGCATCGTCCGGGAACAGCGCGGTTAAGTCGTCGGGGTAATGAACGATGTCAAATCCCTGCACCACGCGCTCGCACGGAGTGCCATCAATTGGTTCATCTTGCGGCGGGGCGAATTCGCCACCAATCCAGAAGGCGAGCGACCGGAGTACCCGCCGGGATTCGATATACTCGGTTACCCATGCCCCGTGCGTACCCAGTGCCGCGGCCAGGTTTTTGACGAGCGCAGCAAAGAATTGCTGGCCGGTTTCCGTGGCCGTGCCTTCGAGAATTCTGCGCAGGACTACGTGTTCGTCGAATGGCGCGCGCGTGGGCTCATTGGCGGCTGCATCCGTATGAGCAGACATGGCCCAACCCTCCGAAGACGCCGGAGTTACCGGCACTGGACAGACAGCTCGCTCCCGTAGGATACCGCCGATCCGGGGGTGACTCAACCCCCGGGGCACTGCGCCGGTAACGGTAAGCGCGCGCCCGCGGGCAGGTTGAGTCAAGTTCCGTTCATTTGATAGACTTTCGGTTTACGCCCAATACCGCCGGTATGGCAGAACTGCGTTTGGAGGAGGTGAATTGCATTGAGAACTTACGAAGCGCTCTACATCGTCAAGCCAGACATGAAAGACGATGAGATCCAGACGGTAGCGAAGGACGTCGAGACACTTGTCACGTCCAGTGGCGGAGCTATCGTGCGCTCGGAGACCTGGGGCAAGCGAAAGATGGCCTACGAAGTGGACCGGTACACCGAAGGGGTGTACGTGCTGTTGCGATTTCAGTCGCCAGCCAGTTTCGTCGGCAAACTCGCCAACCATTTCCGGCTCACGGAGAGCATCATCCGGGACGTCATCGTCTATTTCGACGACAAGACCCTGCGGCTCGAGGAGGAGCAGAAACGGCGCACCGAGGCCGAGTTGCGCGCCAGCGCCGCGCGCACCGCGGAACGCGACGAGGACGACGAGGAAGAAGACGATCGCCGTCCGCAGCGCGGCCGCCGCAGAGACGAAGACGACGACGAGTAGTACTCGAATTCGATTGCGAAGACGGGCACAAACGGTGCTCCCGGGTGGGGCGAGGCTCCGTCCGAGCCGCACTACCGCTCGTGCCAACACCTAAGGAGGGATCGGTCGAATGTCGGACTTCCGCATGCCGGACGTGAACAAGGTTTTCCTCGCGGGGCGCCTTACGCGCGATCCGGAGCTGCGCTACCTGCCTTCGGGCATGGCGGTGTGCAAAATGGGCCTTGCCGTTTCGCGCGTCTACAAGACAAAGGACGGCGAAAAACGCGAGGAGACGATGTTCATCAACGTCACGACGTGGGGCAAGACCGCGGAGTACAACAACGAGTACCT
Coding sequences:
- a CDS encoding sigma 54-interacting transcriptional regulator, which encodes MSAHTDAAANEPTRAPFDEHVVLRRILEGTATETGQQFFAALVKNLAAALGTHGAWVTEYIESRRVLRSLAFWIGGEFAPPQDEPIDGTPCERVVQGFDIVHYPDDLTALFPDDAHLKVFGFESYMGAPLLDANRNVMGHLAVLDTKPMPEAPDLFAVFRIFAARAAAELQRIRAEDALREREAKLNRTLTGAMDAIIELDDALRVTLINPAGERAFGVRAADISCGSFEKFFEKADAARLASMTEDLKSQPAGKQHVWIKGGLRAKTAVGQTFMAEATMSRTESNGKAFYTLVLRNVNDRIEAERKIETLMVQTEYLRREVQELQNHGSILGASTPMKQLMEDIAQVAATDATVLVLGETGTGKELIARAIHSESARKNGPLVRVNCAAIPAMLMESEFFGHERGAFTGATAKREGRFALAHEGTIFLDEIGELPLDLQAKLLRVLQDGEFEPVGSSRTRTVDVRVVAASNRDLEEEIRGGTFREDLYYRLNVFPIRVPPLRERGNDIPLLAQEFANRFARRMGKRLAPLTPRCCDRLKAYTWPGNVRELQNIMERAVITARDGHLNLDRCLPDITDTHTIDAVNDAGARILTVNDLRNLERANILRALNGTNWKIAGDDGAARALGMNASTLSSRIKALGIVRQR
- the rpsF gene encoding 30S ribosomal protein S6, giving the protein MRTYEALYIVKPDMKDDEIQTVAKDVETLVTSSGGAIVRSETWGKRKMAYEVDRYTEGVYVLLRFQSPASFVGKLANHFRLTESIIRDVIVYFDDKTLRLEEEQKRRTEAELRASAARTAERDEDDEEEDDRRPQRGRRRDEDDDE